TGAGAGGCTTGCAGACTGGATGTGGCTGAAGCCAGTCGTTGAGAAAGCTGTAATGGATTGGCTGTCAGCTCGCCAACTTCTTTGCCATCGGCGGCATTCCAGACTTTGATTTTTCCAGTCCAGTCACTGGCAATCACATGGTTGGTTTCATCGCAGATTGTGACGCCGACAGCGATATCTGCGAAAGCAGGGAAGGCTCTGAGTTGCTTCCCGGCCTGATCCCAGAGCTTGGTGACTTTATCACGGCCACAGGTGACGAGCCGTCCGTCACGAGCAAATTCGACACTGGAAGTCCCGCCGCCATGAGCGTTCCAGGACTTGATGTTATTTCCGTTTTCCAGTTCCCAGAGTTTGACCGACTGATCTTCGCTGCTGGTGGCAACGATATTGGAATCAGAACGCCAAGTGATTCCGGTGATACCGCCTTTGTGTCCTTTCAATGTCAGGTACTCACTACCGGTGGCAGCTTCCCAGACAAAAGCACCCCCATTGCGGTCGCCGGAACACAGCAGAACCGAATCCGGGCTGAAAGCAAGAGAGGTCATCCAGTCGGTATGCTTACGGATTTCGTAGGCAAGTTCTCCGGTGCTGGTAGAGTAAACGCGAATGACTTTACTGGGGCTTCCCAGAGCAATGAATCTCTGGTCTGAGCTAATGTCGGCACAGAGGACTGAATCAAGTTCATCGCCGACTTCAAACAGACGTTTTCCCGTTTTGACATCCCAGACAACGACACGCCCACTGGCAGCAGCATGTCCACCACCGGCCAGTAGCAAACTACCGTTGCGACTGAATTTGAGAACGTGAGGAACGCCTTCGGGGAAAGGTAGAACGCCTAATAATTGTAACGTTTTAGTGTTATACAGCAGGATTTGTTTCTGGCCGGCAACCGCTGCTAAAGGAGACCAGGGGTTGGTTGCGAGAGCAGTGACTGCTGTCGAGAGGCTGGTGTGGACAACCGGTTCCAGACTCAATCGCGGCGGCATTGGTGGTGGTCCCTGGGGTTTACCTGACGAAGCTCCTTTTAAAGCAAAGTCGAATTTTGGTTTCTTGATGACGACTTTACTGCCCGCATTTTCCGGTGCACCACCGTCAATCCATTCCTTGATCAAGGCGAGTTCTTTGTCGGGCATTTTGTCTGATTTGGGAGGCATGAAAGGCTCAGAATCATGCGTCACCAGCATATATAAATAGCTGCCATCTGCATCTCCGGGTTCGATTGACTCGCCAGCAGCACCACCCTGCATCAAACCGGTGTAGTTTGTTAAATCCAGGCCGGATGCTTTTTTGTCTGTGTTATGACAGGCGAAACA
This genomic interval from Gimesia alba contains the following:
- a CDS encoding c-type cytochrome domain-containing protein; amino-acid sequence: MNKLFSDLCCHQICKPLVIAGLIVSMMSAAVVAEDKKPADKTKPKITFDEHIKPIFRAKCFACHNTDKKASGLDLTNYTGLMQGGAAGESIEPGDADGSYLYMLVTHDSEPFMPPKSDKMPDKELALIKEWIDGGAPENAGSKVVIKKPKFDFALKGASSGKPQGPPPMPPRLSLEPVVHTSLSTAVTALATNPWSPLAAVAGQKQILLYNTKTLQLLGVLPFPEGVPHVLKFSRNGSLLLAGGGHAAASGRVVVWDVKTGKRLFEVGDELDSVLCADISSDQRFIALGSPSKVIRVYSTSTGELAYEIRKHTDWMTSLAFSPDSVLLCSGDRNGGAFVWEAATGSEYLTLKGHKGGITGITWRSDSNIVATSSEDQSVKLWELENGNNIKSWNAHGGGTSSVEFARDGRLVTCGRDKVTKLWDQAGKQLRAFPAFADIAVGVTICDETNHVIASDWTGKIKVWNAADGKEVGELTANPLQLSQRLASATSSLQASQANQKKLLAAAQADQAAVAKINANIAATQKQQTDLQNKLNGLNSNLAASQKAITAAQASATNSTKQIAAIEAPLPAIKEAYAKAVAVSKQVAGDKELAEAAAKLKAAIDKREAAKAAEQKNLATHQATVKANQQKVAQYTPQIKQTTDAVNAAKAKVAAIQKSLKPATDKATASQNAANAAAAALTAAQNEVKRWQAEIEFSKNSNNAQASASK